One Chitinophaga sp. H8 DNA window includes the following coding sequences:
- a CDS encoding TolC family protein, protein MNIRKSLGLLVILTGGGIAVAVAQTSPLTLQNALQTGLNNYQSVKAKENYAKAAAANVTATRQEFLPDLNLAAQNSYGTVNGQNGPLFGYKGWSTASSGAALSSQNWNAAFGGIYLANVTWDLVTFGRLHAKVDMAKQQLNTSNADLEQEKFEQQVKIAGAYLNLLAAQRLRKSMEANLHRAQDLQQIIVNRALNGLNAGVDSSIANAEVSKAKLSLIDAQNYEDAQGNKLAEMMDVPPQNFVLDTSFVIKVPAPLLEQQPAVTDIKQQPLLRLYDSRIQLSDANKHFLAKNVMPRLTLVGVFQSRASGFEYDYGAAHPDHFNQGYWNGVHPTVSNYLLGLNLSWTVTDLVRTHTQVARQQYNTEGLKHEYNLVYSRLQHQLELSEQQLANAVRKYREVPAGLKAASDAYLQKSTLYENGLSNIADLSQALYNINRAETDRDIAYNGIWQALLYKAATAGDMQLFLNQL, encoded by the coding sequence ATGAACATTCGTAAATCGCTTGGCCTGTTAGTGATACTGACAGGAGGTGGCATAGCTGTTGCGGTGGCTCAAACGTCACCACTTACTTTACAAAATGCCCTGCAAACAGGACTCAATAATTATCAGTCAGTAAAGGCAAAGGAAAATTATGCCAAGGCGGCAGCAGCCAATGTAACAGCTACCCGGCAGGAGTTTTTACCAGATCTGAACCTGGCTGCACAGAACAGTTATGGTACTGTAAACGGGCAAAACGGTCCGTTGTTTGGTTACAAAGGATGGAGCACGGCTTCTTCCGGAGCAGCGTTGTCTTCACAAAACTGGAATGCTGCTTTTGGCGGAATTTACCTGGCTAATGTTACCTGGGATCTCGTCACTTTTGGACGGCTCCATGCCAAGGTAGATATGGCAAAGCAACAACTCAATACCAGCAATGCAGACCTAGAGCAGGAGAAATTTGAACAGCAGGTAAAAATTGCCGGTGCTTATCTTAATCTGCTGGCCGCACAGCGCTTGCGCAAGTCTATGGAAGCCAATCTGCACCGTGCACAGGATCTGCAGCAGATCATTGTAAACCGCGCCCTCAACGGATTGAACGCAGGTGTAGACAGTTCCATTGCCAACGCCGAAGTATCCAAAGCTAAACTATCCCTGATAGATGCACAGAACTACGAAGATGCACAGGGTAATAAGCTGGCTGAAATGATGGATGTACCGCCACAAAACTTTGTGCTGGACACTTCCTTCGTTATAAAAGTACCTGCCCCATTGCTGGAACAGCAGCCGGCAGTTACGGATATCAAACAGCAACCACTATTGCGGTTATACGATAGCCGTATTCAGTTAAGTGATGCCAATAAACATTTCCTGGCAAAAAATGTAATGCCCAGGCTTACGTTGGTAGGAGTGTTTCAATCGCGTGCATCCGGATTTGAATATGATTATGGCGCTGCTCACCCCGATCATTTTAACCAGGGATATTGGAATGGCGTACATCCTACGGTATCCAACTATTTGCTGGGCCTGAATTTATCATGGACAGTGACCGATCTGGTACGCACGCATACGCAGGTGGCGAGGCAGCAGTATAATACCGAAGGGCTGAAGCATGAATACAATCTGGTATACAGCAGGTTGCAGCATCAGCTGGAATTGTCTGAACAGCAGCTGGCGAATGCAGTACGCAAGTACCGGGAAGTACCCGCAGGACTTAAAGCGGCTAGTGATGCTTATCTGCAAAAGAGTACGCTGTATGAAAACGGGTTATCAAATATAGCAGATCTGTCGCAGGCACTGTATAATATCAACAGGGCAGAAACAGACCGTGATATTGCTTACAATGGTATCTGGCAGGCATTGTTGTATAAAGCCGCTACTGCGGGAGATATGCAGCTTTTTTTAAATCAATTGTGA